Genomic segment of Prochlorothrix hollandica PCC 9006 = CALU 1027:
TGCCAGGTCAGCCTCCACTGGGTCAGCTTCCACTGGGTCAGCTTCCACTGGGTCAGCTTCCACTGGGTCAAGATCTGCGACTTCCGGGCTAGGAATGACGGTATCGGGTTCAACGAGACGATAGGCCCGCTGCTGGAAATGGGTTGTGAATTGGGTTGCGATCGTGGCCAGATCCTGATCCAGCTTGAACTCCAAGGTTTCAATGCGCTCTTTAATGGAAGCACGGATAAAAAAAGCCAGACCCACCGTTAGCAGGACGGTCAGTAGAAAAGTAGAGGGAAGGGTGAAGTTGCCCGCCATAATCAATTGTCAATACCTTAATTTCAACGGCGATCGCCGCAACACGGGATCCCTTGAATCATAACGCTTGAATCATACAGTAAACGCCGATCGCAACAGAGAAGCACCATAAAAAAAACCCTCCATTGCGTTAACTGTCTAAAAACCAGGGAAAAATACCGATTTGGGTCATTTTTCCTAAGTTTTTGACAGCAACCAGCAAAGGAGGGGTTGATTAGAGGGTACCGTGACTAGTCCCAGTGTTGTCCAGATGCCAACGTGAGAATTAGGGTTGAAGCGGGGGGTTGCACCGCCTCCCTCCATTAATCGAGGTACCCACTCCAGGAACGTTACTTAAACGTTACTTAAACGTTACTTAACGGAAGCCTTAGCACCGGCTTCTTCCAACTGCTTCTTGATGTCTTCAGCAGCGTCCTTAGCAATGGCTTCCTTGACAGCCTTAGGCGCAGCTTCCACCAATTCCTTGGCTTCCTTCAGACCCAACCCGGTGATAGTCCGAACCACCTTCAGAATAGCAATCTTCTTGTCGGCGGGCACTTCATCCAGCACCACGTCAAACTCAGTCTTCTCTTCCTCAGGCTCAGCAGCCGCAGCTCCGCCACCCATCATGCCGGGGGCCATCATCATCATGCCGCCGCCAGATGCGGAAGCATCCACGCCGAAGGTCTCTTCAATTTGCTTAACCAGTTCAGAGGCTTCCAACAGGCTCAGGGTTTTTAGAGCTTCTAAGATTTCATCAGTTTTGGCAGACATGGCGCGGTTCCTTAAAATAGGTGAAAACAAACAAACTTACAGGAGAAAGGCATCAGGGAGGAGAAAGGGATAGGCAGCAACCCTAAATCAGTTGTCAGGATCTCGATAGCTGAAACCCCTTACGGGGTTCGCGCCCTCCGGACCCACACCACACAACCCATCTCGGACTGCTGTAGGGAAGACAAACTGCTGTAGGACAGACAAAAGGAGTCGAGAACAGTCAGAGTCAGCCAGAATCGGCCAGAATCAGCGCAGGAAACCTGGTGCAGGGACAACCATACAATGAACCTAACACCCCATCCCCACGGTCTCTGACCTAAGCCACGAGACCCAGACTCTCAACCCACCAAAAGCACCCTAGGCTGCTTCTGGATCTTTGTCGGCCACGGCTTGCAGTGCCCGTGCCAGCTTGTTGGGGACTTCCTTGATACCCACCGCCAATTTGGTCGGTACCGCATTGGTGCCCACGGCCAGCTTGGTGGGAATCGCTTTGATGCCCCCCGCAATCCGAGCGTAAAGCTCTTCCTTCGTGGGCAATTCTGTCAGGGCAGCAATCTGTTGATCAGATAGCGCTGTCCCCTCCATGGCACCACCACGAATGGCGGTTTTTTTAGTGGCTTTTTGAAAAGCCTGATAAGCCTTAATGGCTCCCGGCAAATCATCCTGAATCAACAAAAACGCATTGGTTCCATTGAGGAACTGCTGCATCGGTTTCCAGGTTTCGTTATCCTCAATGGCAATCCTCATTAAGGTGTTTTTAGTCACCTTACAGGATGCACCCAGGGGATATAGACTATCCCGTAATTGGGTAATTTCAGACACTGAAAGACCGGCGTAGTCAACCACAATGGCCAGTAAACATTGGTCTAACTGGGCCTTCAGATCGGCTACAATCTCTCGTTTATTACTGGGACTTCTTCCCATAGATCTCACCTCCTTAGATTGGGATAGAACAGGGTTGGCCTGAATACCAAGCCTAGGAACCCATAAAAAAACCTCGGCGTAGAACCGAGGTATGGCAACTCCAAGACCCAGCATTGAGGACTAGGAAAATAGTCCCTCGATGACAGAATGGATAGCTATAACCTCGGCAGGAAATTAACGGAAGACGATCGCCCCCTAGCCTGCTGTCTTAGGCAATGCTTATGGAGTTGTGGGGTTTGTCAATCTTGCTGTCCTCAGGGTTTAAAATCTTAAACGGCTGTCTACGTTGAAATTCTTTTACTCAGCGTCCGCTAGGCTCAGATCCCGCAACGTACTAATGTCCACTTCAATGGAAGGTCCCATGGTTGCAGATACATAGAGGCTGCGCCAGTAGCGACCTTTAGCCCCAGAAGGACGGTTACGATCGATACATTCCTGTAAAGCTTTGAGATTCACCAACAGATCTTCCGCAGAAAATCCTGCCTTGCCAAACATAACATGGACAATCCCGGTACGATCGGCCCGGAATTCCAGCTTACCAGCTTTGAACTCCTGGATGGCTTGGGCTAATTCAAAGGTCACTGTACCACCCTTCGGTGAAGGCATTAAGCCGCGAGGACCCAACAAGCGTCCTAACTTAGCAATGTCCTTCATCATATCAGGGGTTGCGATCAAGAGGTCAAAATCTAACATTCCCCCTTGAATGTCCTTAATCAATTCTTCCGAACCGGCCAAGTCAGCCCCAGCCGCCGTGGCCTCTGCCACCTTCTCACCCCGCGCTAGCACCGCAATGCGAATGGTTTGTCCGGTACCCTTGGGCAAGGCAACGGTGGTGCGCAACTGTTGATCCGTATACTTGGGATCGATGCCGAGACGAATATGGGCCTCGGCTGACTCCGGGAATTTAGCCGTAGCCGTTTCCTTGAGCAATTGCAAGGCAGCCAAGGGTTCGTAGGCCTTGTCAGTAACTTTTGCTTGCAACTCACGCAAGCGGCGAGAAATTTTCTTAGTCATAGTTTCCCATGGGGTACAAACGAAGCTCAGCCTCTCCCCCGATATACACACTTAACAACTGGAACAGAGTCGCCAACAGGGTCGCCAACAGGATTCTACCAACAGGGTTAACCGACACAGGATCTGAGCCTAGCAAGGGTCCAATCTGGAGCCATCGGAGCCATCACCATTACCTAGATTGCCAGGGACTAGCCCCCAAGAGAATGCCCCAAGAGAATGCCCTTAGTTAATGCCCTTAGTCCTGGACGGTGACACCCATGTTCTTGGCAGTTCCTTCCACAATCCGCATGGCAGCATCAATGTCACGGGCATTGAGATCAGGCATTTTGGTTTGGGCAATTTCCTGCAACTGGGCACGGGTAATGGAACCGACCTTCACCTTATTGGCTTGACCGGATCCTTTATCCACCCCAGCGGCCTTAGAAATCAAGACGGAAGCCGGAGGGGTTTTGAGGATAAAGGTGAAGCTTCGGTCTTCAAACACCGAAATTTCAACCGGAATCACCAAGCCCACCTGATCCGCAGTTCTGGCATTATATTCTTTACAGAATGCCATGATATTGACCCCGTGCTGACCCAGGGCAGGGCCAACAGGCGGGGCGGGGTTAGCCTTCCCAGCGGGAAGCGCTAGCTTAATCATTGCGACAACTTTCTTCGCCATTTCAAATGAGATTCCTCGTTCAAGGGTAAAGGGGGGTAAAACCCACCTTAAGACTGTTTCTTGACCTGGTTAAACTCTAATTCCACCGGCGTATCGCGGCCAAAAATAGAGAGTAGGGCTTTCAGTTTACTGCGTTCTGGGCTGACTTCAATCACAGTTCCTTCAAAGTCCTTAAAGGGACCCGAGAGCACCAAAACACTGTCACCCTCATCCATGTCCACCTTAACCACCGTTTTCTGCTCTTCTACGCGCTTGAAGATTCGTTGAACTTCAGAACGGGTGAGGGGCATCGGCTTCACATGGCCACGGCCTCGGTTGCCTGATTTTGATTTTTGCTCTGCCCCAACAAAGTTAATAACATTAGGTGTATTTTTAATGGCTTGCCAAGTATCTTCATCCAGAACCATACGAATGAGCACATAGCCAGGAAAGGTTTTTTCATCTACAGTCTGGCGGGAACCATCTTTCTTAAGCTTAACCGTGGGAGTTTGGGGAATTTCCACTTGCAAAATTCGGTTAGCCACATCCAAGGTTTGGATCCGGTGCTCAATGTTTAGCTTGACTCGTTTTTCGCAGCCAGAAGCCACCTGGACAGCATACCAACGGGATGCTGTCTCATAGGCAGAGACCTGAACCGCTTCCCCCTGGGATTCTAGGTTGTCTAGGGGAAGGTCATAGGATTCGTTCGTCGCCATCATCCGAATACCTGACGTGCTGCCCAACTAAACACGTTATCAACCAGGTAAACGACCGTGGCTGATAGACTGACCATCAACAAAACGGCAGCAGACTCACTAATCAGTTGCTGACGAGTTGGCCAGACGACTTTGTCGAGTTCTTCCTTCGTTCCCTTGAGGAAGGTGACGAGGTTAAAGGTTTCCGATGGAGTCCCTAGGTCACGCTTACGCGATCGCAGGGCGGTACCCCCCGCAACCTCCGCTGTGTCACTGGTTCCAGTGGCATCCGGGGACGCTTCACCCCTAGGGGTCTCGGTTCCTTTTTGAGTTTCCGTTGAGTTGATGGAGCCAGCGTCAGCACCGGCATCCATATTTTCATCGGAACCGCTGTTTTTAGGGGCTTTTACTTTATTCTTTGCCACAGATCTGTCCTCGCTGTCTCTGAGCAGTCCTCGGAATAGGCGTGGAAATCCCACAGGGATCTAGCATAGCTGAAGTTAGGGTATTTGCATATACAAAACTCGAAAAGATGGCCTGTTGGCCCTTCCACTCCACTGCCGTCTCTCGATTGCCGTCTCTCGATTGCCGTCTCTCGATTGCCGTCTCTCGATTGCCGTCTCTCGATTGCCGTCTCTCGATCCAGACGGGTTACCGTACCTCAGCCCCCCCTTAACCTACGCGGACCTTCGGGTTCAGCAGCGTTGTCGGTCTTAGGGGTTGTCGATCGCGGCCTAGCCAGCGGGGTAATCTGAGGAGGGTATAGGCTTAAGATGACCTAGACCAAACTTCCACTCCCCTCAAATCCAATAAGATCCAAGCCCATAAGATCCAAGATCACCGTCATCTGGCTTCCGGTTTGAAGCCCATGATCGGCTTGGGTTACAGCCATCACAGATCTTTCCGTCCCCCTCAGGGAATCTAGTTCAGACGAGCTTGACGGCAACAGTAACGGTTTCCAGCAGTGGTTTCGAGCAACGGTATACATCCATGACGGCCATGACCCAGCCCCCCCGATATAGTTTGACCTGGATCCAGCAGGTGGCTCAGGTTCCCCAAGATCAGTGGGATGCCTTAGCTCAGCCCTTAATCAGCCCCTTTTTTGAGTGGGACTGGCTCCATAGCCTGGAAAGCTCCGGCAGCGCCACAGGCCAAGCGGGATGGCAACCTTGCCATTTGGTGGTGTGGCGGGAAACTCCTGGATCCCCCGGTGACAGCCCCCAGCGCCAACTGGTGGCAGCGGCCCCCCTTTATCTCAAAAGTCATAGCTATGGGGAGTTTGTCTTTGATCACCAATGGGCTGATCTGGCCCACCGTTTAGGGGTGGACTATTACCCTAAGTTGGTGGGGATGTCCCCCTTTACCCCCGCAGTAGGCTATCGCTTTTTGATGGATCCCCAGGAGGATGAAGGGACACTAACCCACCTGATGGTCATGGAGATTGATCGATTTTGCGATCGCAATCGTCTTTCGGGCGGCTCTCTGGGAATGAGGCTGATAAGTAAAACTAATGAGAACAGGCTATGAGGAGTCTCATTCTCAGATGATCAAAGTTTGTGAATCCATAAGCTTGACGCTTGATAACCTTTATTTTGTTATTAATT
This window contains:
- the rplL gene encoding 50S ribosomal protein L7/L12 yields the protein MSAKTDEILEALKTLSLLEASELVKQIEETFGVDASASGGGMMMMAPGMMGGGAAAAEPEEEKTEFDVVLDEVPADKKIAILKVVRTITGLGLKEAKELVEAAPKAVKEAIAKDAAEDIKKQLEEAGAKASVK
- the rplJ gene encoding 50S ribosomal protein L10, which translates into the protein MGRSPSNKREIVADLKAQLDQCLLAIVVDYAGLSVSEITQLRDSLYPLGASCKVTKNTLMRIAIEDNETWKPMQQFLNGTNAFLLIQDDLPGAIKAYQAFQKATKKTAIRGGAMEGTALSDQQIAALTELPTKEELYARIAGGIKAIPTKLAVGTNAVPTKLAVGIKEVPNKLARALQAVADKDPEAA
- the rplA gene encoding 50S ribosomal protein L1 — encoded protein: MTKKISRRLRELQAKVTDKAYEPLAALQLLKETATAKFPESAEAHIRLGIDPKYTDQQLRTTVALPKGTGQTIRIAVLARGEKVAEATAAGADLAGSEELIKDIQGGMLDFDLLIATPDMMKDIAKLGRLLGPRGLMPSPKGGTVTFELAQAIQEFKAGKLEFRADRTGIVHVMFGKAGFSAEDLLVNLKALQECIDRNRPSGAKGRYWRSLYVSATMGPSIEVDISTLRDLSLADAE
- the rplK gene encoding 50S ribosomal protein L11; translated protein: MAKKVVAMIKLALPAGKANPAPPVGPALGQHGVNIMAFCKEYNARTADQVGLVIPVEISVFEDRSFTFILKTPPASVLISKAAGVDKGSGQANKVKVGSITRAQLQEIAQTKMPDLNARDIDAAMRIVEGTAKNMGVTVQD
- the nusG gene encoding transcription termination/antitermination protein NusG, producing the protein MMATNESYDLPLDNLESQGEAVQVSAYETASRWYAVQVASGCEKRVKLNIEHRIQTLDVANRILQVEIPQTPTVKLKKDGSRQTVDEKTFPGYVLIRMVLDEDTWQAIKNTPNVINFVGAEQKSKSGNRGRGHVKPMPLTRSEVQRIFKRVEEQKTVVKVDMDEGDSVLVLSGPFKDFEGTVIEVSPERSKLKALLSIFGRDTPVELEFNQVKKQS
- the secE gene encoding preprotein translocase subunit SecE — translated: MRSRKRDLGTPSETFNLVTFLKGTKEELDKVVWPTRQQLISESAAVLLMVSLSATVVYLVDNVFSWAARQVFG